CGCTGGATTTGGAGCTGTCTAAATTGCTTGAAGAGAAGGCCGGTTAATGCTGATCGGATACGCTCGGGTCTCCACCGCCGACCAAGATTTAACGCTCCAGCTTGACGCCCTGACGGCGGCTGGCTGCGACAAGATATTCACTGACAAGGCCAGCGGCACCAAGGCCAACCGTGACGGCCTAGCCGAAGCCTTGGCCTACGCCCGGCAGGGTGACTGTCTGGTGGTGTGGAAACTAGACCGGCTTGGCCGCTCAATGAAGGGGCTGGTAGATCTTGCTGCGGATCTCGAAAGCCGGAAAGTGGATCTCCGATCGCTGACGGATGGGATAGATACCAAGACTGCCGCCGGTCGCTTCTTTTTCCATGTCATGGCTGCCCTGGCTGTAATGGAACGTGAACTGATCTTGGAACGCACGAAAGCGGGTCTGGATGCTGCCAAACGGGCTGGCCGTGTCGGCGGCCGCCGC
The window above is part of the Oligoflexus sp. genome. Proteins encoded here:
- a CDS encoding recombinase family protein, which produces MLIGYARVSTADQDLTLQLDALTAAGCDKIFTDKASGTKANRDGLAEALAYARQGDCLVVWKLDRLGRSMKGLVDLAADLESRKVDLRSLTDGIDTKTAAGRFFFHVMAALAVMERELILERTKAGLDAAKRAGRVGGRRRAMTPAKMDAARKLLEGGTPPKDVATSIGVSVATLYRYFPASDRET